A portion of the Flavobacterium limnophilum genome contains these proteins:
- a CDS encoding phage tail protein — MDDELMGTIKLFAGSFAPVGYFTCEGQTLAIRNYTALFAILGTYYGGDGVNTFKLPDLRGAFPTQCTNTPGVHPGGTYSLGETGGAQAATITAVNMPPHTHTIVKGSGTNITGNVSVTTTLQASTSPGANSTPSAINNALGKTVDTNGNSDPNLYTNAAPSQNLAGISSTASNNLNFDPTGLQLTPWGSGPMPLPTLPPFVAMQYIICYQGIFPSRP; from the coding sequence ATGGACGATGAATTAATGGGAACCATCAAACTTTTCGCAGGTAGTTTTGCACCTGTAGGCTATTTCACTTGTGAAGGACAAACTTTAGCAATCAGAAATTATACTGCACTTTTTGCCATCTTAGGAACCTATTATGGCGGAGATGGTGTAAATACTTTTAAATTACCTGACTTGCGTGGTGCTTTTCCAACACAATGCACCAACACACCAGGCGTACACCCAGGAGGCACTTATTCTCTTGGAGAAACTGGTGGAGCACAGGCTGCGACCATTACAGCAGTAAACATGCCACCTCACACTCACACCATAGTAAAAGGATCAGGAACCAACATAACTGGAAATGTATCGGTAACCACCACATTACAAGCCAGCACTAGTCCAGGAGCAAATTCAACTCCTTCTGCAATCAATAATGCTTTAGGAAAAACGGTTGATACCAATGGCAATAGTGACCCTAATTTGTACACTAATGCCGCACCGAGTCAAAATTTAGCAGGAATTAGTTCAACAGCTAGCAATAATTTAAATTTTGACCCAACAGGCTTACAATTGACTCCTTGGGGTTCTGGACCAATGCCCTTGCCAACATTACCGCCTTTTGTGGCTATGCAGTATATTATATGCTATCAGGGAATCTTTCCTTCAAGACCATAA